In a genomic window of Candidatus Margulisiibacteriota bacterium:
- a CDS encoding ORF6N domain-containing protein yields the protein MKKQLVLVPKDIIENRILLIRGKKVMLDKDLAGLYQVSTKVLNQAVKRNVYRFPPDFMFVLNKKELANLRSQFVTSSWGGQRYKPYAFTEQGVAMLSSVLNSKRAIMVNIQIMRTFTKLRHIMLTHKDLQRKIEDIILRQETKFKTYDEQIQSIFKVINEILNPVIPEPPKKKYGFLADREN from the coding sequence ATGAAAAAACAACTGGTTTTGGTGCCGAAGGATATTATAGAAAACAGGATTTTACTGATCCGCGGCAAGAAGGTGATGCTGGACAAGGATTTGGCCGGTTTGTACCAGGTTTCCACCAAAGTCTTAAATCAGGCTGTTAAGCGGAATGTCTACCGTTTTCCGCCGGATTTTATGTTCGTTTTAAATAAAAAAGAACTTGCAAACTTGAGGTCACAATTTGTGACCTCAAGTTGGGGTGGACAAAGATATAAACCATATGCTTTTACTGAACAAGGCGTGGCTATGCTTTCCAGCGTGCTTAATAGCAAACGGGCGATTATGGTCAATATTCAAATTATGCGCACTTTTACTAAACTGCGGCATATTATGCTGACGCACAAAGACTTGCAACGCAAGATCGAGGACATTATCCTGCGTCAGGAAACCAAATTTAAAACTTATGATGAGCAGATACAAAGCATATTCAAAGTTATAAATGAAATTCTCAATCCGGTTATACCAGAGCCGCCGAAAAAGAAATATGGTTTTTTGGCGGACAGAGAGAATTAA